One window of Dyadobacter sandarakinus genomic DNA carries:
- a CDS encoding sodium:solute symporter family protein, giving the protein MLAFSILLYLFANLLIGLWASRKISTTQDFVLAGRRLPLVLAASATFATWFGSETIMGAPAEFVENGLLGVIEDPFGAALCLFLVGVFFARRFYKMNIITFCDFFRIRFGRYAELLSAVLIIPSYFSWIAAQLLAMGIVLKIVLGWSLTACVLTSSVVVIIYTIWGGMWSISITDFLQTIMIIAGLIAVSYVLYGKVGGFKPLVDAAPEGFFRFFPDFTFKAGVEYIAAWITIGLGSIPQQDVFQRVMSAKSASVSVKATLLSSMMYLTVALLPLFIALCAHFLYPSSGGDRQMIIPDMVLQHMSLPLQIMFFGALVSAILSTTSSAIMAPAAVLGENIFKFFNPELDDKQLLRIIRIGIVVITSICIVLAVTRESIFELVSESSAFSLVSLFVPLTAGIYWSSSNENGCILSMIAGLVVWMLCAYLNTEYPPMIYGLVASFIGLVGGNYIPISGRLRQGL; this is encoded by the coding sequence ATGCTTGCTTTTTCCATCCTCCTTTACCTGTTTGCCAACCTCCTCATCGGCTTGTGGGCATCCCGGAAAATTTCAACTACACAGGATTTTGTACTTGCCGGCAGGCGCCTCCCGCTGGTACTGGCTGCATCGGCTACATTCGCTACCTGGTTCGGGTCGGAAACGATCATGGGCGCACCTGCGGAATTTGTAGAAAACGGATTGCTGGGTGTGATCGAAGATCCGTTTGGGGCCGCACTCTGCCTTTTTCTGGTAGGCGTGTTTTTTGCGCGGCGTTTCTACAAAATGAACATTATCACGTTCTGTGATTTTTTCAGGATACGGTTCGGGCGGTATGCCGAGCTGCTCTCGGCTGTGCTCATTATACCTTCTTATTTCAGCTGGATCGCCGCGCAGCTACTGGCTATGGGTATTGTGCTCAAAATCGTACTCGGCTGGTCGCTTACCGCCTGCGTCCTCACCAGCTCGGTAGTTGTGATCATTTATACCATCTGGGGAGGTATGTGGTCCATTTCCATTACCGATTTCCTGCAAACGATCATGATCATTGCCGGGCTGATTGCCGTTTCCTACGTATTATACGGGAAAGTAGGAGGCTTTAAGCCGCTGGTCGATGCTGCTCCGGAAGGATTTTTCCGCTTCTTTCCCGACTTTACCTTTAAAGCAGGGGTCGAGTATATCGCAGCCTGGATAACCATCGGCTTAGGTTCCATTCCGCAGCAGGATGTTTTTCAGCGTGTTATGTCTGCAAAGTCCGCCAGTGTTTCTGTAAAGGCGACGCTGCTCTCGTCCATGATGTACCTGACGGTTGCGCTGCTGCCCCTTTTTATTGCATTGTGCGCCCACTTCCTTTATCCATCCTCCGGTGGCGACAGGCAGATGATCATTCCCGATATGGTATTGCAGCACATGAGCCTTCCCTTACAGATCATGTTTTTCGGGGCATTGGTATCCGCAATCCTGAGTACCACGAGCAGTGCCATCATGGCGCCAGCGGCGGTTTTGGGCGAAAATATTTTCAAGTTCTTTAATCCTGAACTGGATGACAAGCAGTTACTGCGCATTATCCGGATCGGGATTGTGGTGATTACTTCCATTTGTATCGTGCTTGCCGTCACCCGCGAAAGTATTTTTGAGCTGGTTTCGGAATCTTCGGCGTTCAGCCTGGTTTCTTTGTTTGTACCCCTCACTGCGGGTATTTACTGGTCGTCGTCCAATGAAAATGGCTGTATCCTGTCCATGATTGCCGGCCTGGTTGTCTGGATGCTGTGCGCATACCTCAATACCGAGTATCCACCTATGATTTACGGATTGGTGGCAAGCTTTATCGGGCTTGTGGGAGGTAACTATATCCCGATTTCCGGGAGGCTGCGCCAGGGTTTGTAA